A stretch of the Perca flavescens isolate YP-PL-M2 chromosome 10, PFLA_1.0, whole genome shotgun sequence genome encodes the following:
- the rnf44 gene encoding RING finger protein 44 isoform X1 produces the protein MRPWEIAVNRLPPTAPLNPRRFLGEPCNAPVYLRRSPPVRHQWGRRDRPVLHTSLIQDENFHHLLFSQHHQQVPLDESRQYSHTSTPPRMLHPAAHLPQQSPIMVDLHDQMHQGSVPISYTVTTVTTHGFPIHAGQPLPGCNTQQLPACSVMFSGQLSLLCCLPPPLIQACTMQHMPVSYQAFPPLISSEHFVLHPTPSVPPHQPPHLTPLSQFVPLQPQHPRMPLQRVDNEVDLRGDQHPLGTFSYPPSHHPPALPPSLPLQYLPQEPLHQELPFGVPYPHMLPRRVSGQRYRLQQPLPPPPPPPSYYPGFLPYFLSMLPVPPTAVGPAISLDLDVDDVEMENYEALLNLAERLGEAKPRGLTKADIEQLPSYRFNSENHLSEQTLCVVCFSDFECRQLLRVLPCNHEFHAKCVDKWLKTNRTCPICRADASDVHREVE, from the exons ATGCGACCATGGGAAATAGCAGTAAATAGGCTGCCACCAACAGCCCCCTTAAACCCGAGGAGGTTCCTTGGAGAGCCCTGCAACGCCCCAGTGTATCTCAGGAGAAG CCCACCAGTGAGACACCAGTGGGGGAGACGAGACAGACCTGTACTGCACACTTCCCTGATCCAAGATGAGAACTTCCATCATCTGCTTTTCTCCCAACATCACCAACAGGTTCCTTTAGATGAGTCCAGACAATACAGCCACACCAGCACACCACCACGCATGCTTCACCCTGCTGCTCACCTGCCCCAGCAGAGCCCCATCATGGTGGATCTACATGACCAG ATGCACCAGGGATCCGTTCCAATATCATACACTGTTACGACGGTGACGACCCATGGATTTCCCATCCACGCCGGGCAGCCCCTTCCAGGGTGCAACACTCAGCAGCTCCCAGCATGCTCGGTAATGTTCAGCGGACAgctctctctgctctgctgcCTTCCTCCTCCT CTCATACAGGCATGTACCATGCAGCATATGCCAGTATCTTATCAAGCCTTTCCACCCCTGATCTCCAGCGAACATTTTGTATTGCACCCAACCCCATCTGTACCCCCCCACCAGCCGCCGCACCTTACTCCTTTGAGCCAATTTGTCCCTTTACAGCCTCAGCACCCACGCATG ccTCTACAGAGGGTAGACAATGAAGTTGACCTAAGAGGGGACCAGCACCCATTAGGCACCTTCTCCTACCCTCCCTCTCATCACCCACCAGCGCTGCCTCCTTCTCTGCCCCTACAGTATCTTCCTCAAGAGCCTTTGCACCAGGAGCTTCCCTTTGGAGTG CCATATCCCCACATGCTGCCCCGGCGAGTGAGTGGACAAAGATACCGTTTGCAGCAacctctcccccctcctcctccccctccatcTTACTACCCAGGCTTCCTTCCTTACTTCCT GTCGATGCTTCCTGTGCCTCCAACAGCAGTGGGCCCAGCCATCAGTCTAGACCTAGATGTGGATGATGTGGAGATGGAGAACTATGAG GCTTTACTGAATCTGGCGGAGAGGTTGGGTGAAGCGAAACCACGTGGACTCACTAAAGCTGATATAGAGCAACTTCCGTCCTACAGATTCAACTCAGAGAATCATCTATCTGAACAAACGCT GTGTGTTGTTTGCTTTAGCGACTTTGAGTGTAGGCAGCTACTTCGGGTATTACCTTGTAACCACGAATTCCACGCAAAGTGTGTGGACAAATGGTTAAAA ACAAATCGCACTTGTCCCATCTGCCGAGCCGATGCCTCGGACGTACACCGGGAGGTGGAGTGA
- the rnf44 gene encoding RING finger protein 44 isoform X2, with product MRPWEIAVNRLPPTAPLNPRRFLGEPCNAPVYLRRSPPVRHQWGRRDRPVLHTSLIQDENFHHLLFSQHHQQVPLDESRQYSHTSTPPRMLHPAAHLPQQSPIMVDLHDQMHQGSVPISYTVTTVTTHGFPIHAGQPLPGCNTQQLPACSLIQACTMQHMPVSYQAFPPLISSEHFVLHPTPSVPPHQPPHLTPLSQFVPLQPQHPRMPLQRVDNEVDLRGDQHPLGTFSYPPSHHPPALPPSLPLQYLPQEPLHQELPFGVPYPHMLPRRVSGQRYRLQQPLPPPPPPPSYYPGFLPYFLSMLPVPPTAVGPAISLDLDVDDVEMENYEALLNLAERLGEAKPRGLTKADIEQLPSYRFNSENHLSEQTLCVVCFSDFECRQLLRVLPCNHEFHAKCVDKWLKTNRTCPICRADASDVHREVE from the exons ATGCGACCATGGGAAATAGCAGTAAATAGGCTGCCACCAACAGCCCCCTTAAACCCGAGGAGGTTCCTTGGAGAGCCCTGCAACGCCCCAGTGTATCTCAGGAGAAG CCCACCAGTGAGACACCAGTGGGGGAGACGAGACAGACCTGTACTGCACACTTCCCTGATCCAAGATGAGAACTTCCATCATCTGCTTTTCTCCCAACATCACCAACAGGTTCCTTTAGATGAGTCCAGACAATACAGCCACACCAGCACACCACCACGCATGCTTCACCCTGCTGCTCACCTGCCCCAGCAGAGCCCCATCATGGTGGATCTACATGACCAG ATGCACCAGGGATCCGTTCCAATATCATACACTGTTACGACGGTGACGACCCATGGATTTCCCATCCACGCCGGGCAGCCCCTTCCAGGGTGCAACACTCAGCAGCTCCCAGCATGCTCG CTCATACAGGCATGTACCATGCAGCATATGCCAGTATCTTATCAAGCCTTTCCACCCCTGATCTCCAGCGAACATTTTGTATTGCACCCAACCCCATCTGTACCCCCCCACCAGCCGCCGCACCTTACTCCTTTGAGCCAATTTGTCCCTTTACAGCCTCAGCACCCACGCATG ccTCTACAGAGGGTAGACAATGAAGTTGACCTAAGAGGGGACCAGCACCCATTAGGCACCTTCTCCTACCCTCCCTCTCATCACCCACCAGCGCTGCCTCCTTCTCTGCCCCTACAGTATCTTCCTCAAGAGCCTTTGCACCAGGAGCTTCCCTTTGGAGTG CCATATCCCCACATGCTGCCCCGGCGAGTGAGTGGACAAAGATACCGTTTGCAGCAacctctcccccctcctcctccccctccatcTTACTACCCAGGCTTCCTTCCTTACTTCCT GTCGATGCTTCCTGTGCCTCCAACAGCAGTGGGCCCAGCCATCAGTCTAGACCTAGATGTGGATGATGTGGAGATGGAGAACTATGAG GCTTTACTGAATCTGGCGGAGAGGTTGGGTGAAGCGAAACCACGTGGACTCACTAAAGCTGATATAGAGCAACTTCCGTCCTACAGATTCAACTCAGAGAATCATCTATCTGAACAAACGCT GTGTGTTGTTTGCTTTAGCGACTTTGAGTGTAGGCAGCTACTTCGGGTATTACCTTGTAACCACGAATTCCACGCAAAGTGTGTGGACAAATGGTTAAAA ACAAATCGCACTTGTCCCATCTGCCGAGCCGATGCCTCGGACGTACACCGGGAGGTGGAGTGA